One stretch of Callospermophilus lateralis isolate mCalLat2 chromosome 11, mCalLat2.hap1, whole genome shotgun sequence DNA includes these proteins:
- the Sost gene encoding sclerostin, with translation MQLSLALCLVCLLVHAAFHVVEGQGWQAFKNDATEIIPELGEYPEPPPELENKTMNRAENGGRPPHHPFEAKDVSEYSCRELHFTRYVTDGPCRSAKPVTELVCSGQCGPARLLPNAIGRGKWWRPSGPDFRCIPDRYRAQRVQLLCPGGAAPRSRKVRLVASCKCKRLTRFHNQSELKDFGPETARPQKGRKPRPRARGAKANQAELENAY, from the exons ATGCAGCTCTCTCTAGCCCTGTGTCTCGTATGCCTGCTGGTGCACGCAGCCTTCCATGTGGTGGAGGGCCAGGGGTGGCAGGCCTTCAAGAATGATGCTACGGAAATcatccctgagctcggagagtacCCTGAGCCCCCGCCAGAGCTGGAGAACAAGACCATGAACCGGGCGGAGAACGGAGGGAGGCCTCCCCACCACCCCTTTGAGGCCAAAG ACGTGTCCGAGTACAGCTGCCGGGAGCTACACTTCACCCGCTACGTGACGGACGGGCCGTGCCGCAGCGCCAAGCCAGTCACCGAGCTGGTGTGCTCGGGTCAGTGTGGCCCCGCGCGCCTGCTGCCCAATGCCATCGGCCGCGGCAAGTGGTGGCGCCCGAGCGGGCCCGACTTTCGCTGCATCCCCGACCGCTACCGCGCCCAGCGGGTGCAGCTGCTGTGTCCCGGCGGTGCCGCACCGCGCTCGCGCAAAGTGCGCCTGGTGGCCTCTTGCAAGTGCAAGCGCCTCACCCGCTTCCACAACCAGTCGGAGCTTAAGGACTTCGGGCCCGAGACCGCGCGGCCGCAGAAGGGTCGGAAGCCCAGGCCCCGCGCCCGGGGCGCCAAAGCCAACCAGGCGGAGCTGGAGAACGCCTACTAG